From a region of the Emcibacter sp. SYSU 3D8 genome:
- the xth gene encoding exodeoxyribonuclease III: MKIATYNINGVNGRLPRLLEWLGEAEPDVVCLQELKAPGDKFPESAIRSAGYGCIWLGEARWNGVAILARGTDPVETRRTLPGDPGDQQSRYIEAAVDGVLIGNLYLPNGNPAPGPKFDYKLAWLVRLIRHASALIASDMPVVLAGDFNIIPTDNDVYKPERWLGDALFAPEAKDGFSRLLAQGWTDAIRSMHPDQSIYTFWDYWRNAYARNAGIRIDHLLLSPAVAGRMTAAGVDKEIRGREKPSDHAPAWVELSD, translated from the coding sequence GTGAAGATCGCCACCTATAATATCAACGGCGTGAACGGACGCCTGCCCCGCCTGCTGGAATGGCTGGGCGAAGCCGAACCTGACGTGGTCTGTCTCCAGGAGTTGAAAGCGCCCGGCGACAAGTTTCCGGAAAGCGCCATACGCAGCGCCGGCTATGGCTGCATCTGGCTCGGCGAAGCGCGCTGGAACGGCGTCGCCATCCTGGCGCGCGGCACAGATCCTGTCGAGACGCGGCGCACCCTGCCCGGCGATCCCGGCGACCAGCAGAGCCGCTACATCGAGGCGGCGGTGGACGGCGTGCTGATCGGGAACCTTTATCTGCCCAACGGCAATCCGGCGCCCGGCCCCAAATTCGACTACAAGCTGGCCTGGCTGGTACGCCTCATCCGCCACGCCTCGGCTTTGATCGCGTCGGACATGCCAGTGGTTCTGGCAGGCGACTTCAACATCATTCCCACCGACAACGACGTCTACAAGCCTGAGCGCTGGCTGGGAGATGCGCTGTTCGCGCCGGAGGCGAAGGACGGGTTCAGCCGGCTGCTGGCCCAGGGCTGGACCGACGCGATCCGGTCAATGCATCCTGACCAGTCGATCTATACGTTCTGGGACTACTGGCGGAATGCCTATGCACGGAATGCCGGTATTCGCATCGACCATCTGCTGCTCAGTCCTGCGGTAGCCGGGCGAATGACGGCCGCCGGCGTCGACAAGGAAATACGCGGCCGAGAGAAGCCCAGTGATCACGCGCCTGCCTGGGTCGAGTTGTCGGATTAA
- a CDS encoding alpha/beta fold hydrolase: MSGKSGDKTTPAGTLQPGDASETLTEMGLHDLFYSYTHAIRPETFLKTTSDLYFNLLQVSTGTSEIAPDRKDWRFKDEAWLKSPAYKRLAQAYLAMSDAIEAMVPDDLPKDEKARADFAATVLASAIAPTNSLWGNPEAMKRTIESGGTNLWTGGMALWRDMFENDGLPQQVDNSSFEVGRNLAVTPGSVVLRTEMFELIQYRPATETVKQLPVILIPPQIGRYYFTDLAPGRSFAEYAVSQGLHYFTVSWRNPSPDNRDWGLEEYLQAAIEATEAVLKITGQKKANFVGFCAGGMLTAIMVAWLAARKKSWVNTATLCVTMMNYKAEASLGAFRLPAMLSVAKAKSQVDGVLQGKDLAKVFAWLRPNDLIWKYWVNNYLMGDVPPAFDILAWNKDSTNLPAKLHEDFLHLFEENDLIEPGAFEILGEAIDLGKIRCDTFIVGALTDHLTPWKGCYETVHLVNSKSTFALSNGGHIAALVNPPGNSKAYYWVGDNIRPTADDWLEHAAKTSGSWWESWATWCAARSGNNIVAPALPGCEGLPPLCDAPGTYVREQST, translated from the coding sequence ATGTCCGGTAAATCAGGCGATAAAACTACACCAGCCGGCACCTTGCAGCCAGGAGACGCGTCGGAGACCCTGACCGAAATGGGCCTTCACGACCTGTTCTATTCCTATACGCACGCGATCCGCCCGGAGACGTTTCTGAAGACCACAAGCGATTTGTATTTCAACCTGTTACAGGTTTCGACGGGCACCTCGGAGATCGCCCCCGACCGCAAGGACTGGCGCTTCAAGGATGAGGCCTGGCTGAAGAGTCCCGCCTATAAACGTCTCGCCCAGGCCTATCTCGCCATGTCGGACGCGATCGAGGCGATGGTCCCCGACGACCTGCCGAAGGATGAAAAGGCCCGCGCCGACTTCGCCGCCACGGTGCTCGCCAGCGCCATCGCCCCCACCAACTCGCTGTGGGGCAATCCGGAAGCCATGAAGCGGACCATCGAATCCGGCGGCACCAACCTGTGGACCGGCGGCATGGCGCTGTGGCGCGACATGTTCGAGAACGACGGCCTGCCGCAACAGGTCGATAATTCAAGCTTCGAGGTCGGCAGAAACCTTGCCGTGACACCCGGGTCGGTCGTCTTGCGCACCGAGATGTTCGAGCTGATCCAGTACAGGCCGGCGACGGAAACGGTGAAGCAGCTGCCGGTGATCCTGATCCCGCCCCAGATCGGCCGCTATTATTTCACCGACCTGGCGCCGGGCCGGAGTTTCGCCGAATACGCCGTCAGCCAGGGGCTGCATTATTTCACCGTGAGCTGGCGCAACCCGTCGCCCGACAACCGCGATTGGGGACTGGAAGAATACCTGCAGGCAGCGATCGAGGCGACCGAGGCGGTGCTGAAGATCACCGGCCAGAAAAAGGCCAACTTCGTCGGTTTCTGCGCCGGCGGTATGCTGACCGCGATCATGGTTGCCTGGCTGGCGGCCCGGAAGAAATCCTGGGTCAATACCGCGACCCTGTGCGTCACCATGATGAACTACAAGGCCGAGGCCTCTTTGGGCGCGTTCCGGCTGCCCGCCATGCTGTCGGTTGCCAAAGCCAAGTCACAGGTGGACGGCGTGCTGCAGGGCAAGGACCTGGCCAAGGTATTCGCCTGGCTGCGGCCCAACGACCTGATCTGGAAATACTGGGTGAACAACTACCTGATGGGTGATGTACCGCCGGCCTTCGACATCCTGGCCTGGAACAAGGACAGCACCAACCTGCCCGCCAAGCTGCACGAGGACTTCCTGCATCTGTTCGAGGAAAATGACCTGATCGAGCCGGGCGCCTTCGAAATCCTCGGCGAGGCCATCGATCTGGGCAAGATCAGGTGCGACACCTTCATCGTCGGCGCGCTCACCGACCACCTGACGCCGTGGAAGGGCTGCTACGAAACGGTCCACCTGGTGAACAGCAAGTCGACATTCGCGCTCAGCAATGGCGGCCACATCGCCGCGCTGGTCAACCCGCCCGGCAACAGCAAGGCCTATTACTGGGTCGGCGACAACATCAGGCCCACCGCCGACGACTGGCTCGAACATGCCGCCAAGACGTCGGGAAGCTGGTGGGAAAGCTGGGCAACCTGGTGTGCGGCCAGATCGGGTAACAACATCGTTGCGCCGGCGTTGCCCGGATGCGAGGGTCTACCCCCGCTCTGCGACGCGCCCGGTACTTACGTGCGAGAACAAAGCACCTGA
- the phaZ gene encoding polyhydroxyalkanoate depolymerase: MLYDSYEFARHMTRPLTFFLDSYRSMLNHDLNPLKDTALSRTLSALAETPYRILKDYPKQAFGVTAERDGETYALREQVVSRLPFCDLVGFQVDGADEKPKVLIAAALSGHHATLLRDTVRGFARDFAPYITDWRNAREVPVSEGDFGFDDYVAYLIEFMTDLGPGTHMVATCQAAPPALVAAAILAERNPELVPASLTLMAGPMDTRINPGFINKLTEKVPLKLMRKVAIKTVPRGFPGAGRRVYPGFFQLSGFMSINLMPHIKRHASFLGDGIKGNDDEADVFRDFYDEYFAVLDMTEAFYVESLERVFFEHHIPRGVMTYRGDAVDFGAIRDMPLLTIEGDKDNMCPPGQTVAAHDICPNIPDYKRGQHIQVGAGHYGVFSGSRFQNEIYPVVRAFMGRSTA, encoded by the coding sequence GTGCTTTACGACAGCTATGAGTTCGCCCGCCACATGACGCGGCCTCTTACTTTCTTTCTGGACAGCTACAGGTCGATGCTTAACCACGACCTGAACCCCCTGAAAGACACGGCTCTCAGCCGGACCCTGTCGGCGCTGGCTGAAACGCCCTACCGTATCCTGAAGGATTACCCCAAGCAGGCGTTCGGCGTTACCGCCGAGCGCGACGGCGAAACCTATGCCCTTCGCGAGCAGGTTGTCTCGCGCCTCCCGTTCTGCGATCTGGTCGGTTTCCAGGTCGACGGCGCCGACGAGAAGCCGAAGGTGCTGATCGCCGCCGCCCTGTCCGGGCACCATGCAACCTTGCTGCGCGACACGGTGCGCGGCTTCGCGCGGGATTTCGCCCCCTATATCACCGACTGGCGCAACGCCCGCGAGGTGCCTGTGTCGGAAGGGGATTTCGGCTTCGACGATTATGTCGCCTACCTGATCGAGTTCATGACCGACCTTGGTCCCGGCACCCACATGGTCGCCACCTGCCAGGCGGCGCCGCCGGCGCTTGTCGCCGCAGCGATCCTGGCCGAGCGTAACCCCGAGCTTGTGCCGGCCAGCCTGACGCTGATGGCCGGCCCCATGGATACGCGGATCAACCCCGGATTCATCAACAAGCTGACCGAGAAAGTGCCGCTGAAGCTGATGCGCAAGGTCGCCATCAAGACCGTGCCAAGGGGCTTTCCCGGTGCCGGACGCCGGGTCTATCCGGGCTTCTTCCAGCTGAGCGGCTTCATGTCGATCAACCTGATGCCGCATATCAAGCGGCACGCCTCGTTCCTCGGCGACGGCATCAAGGGCAACGACGACGAGGCCGACGTCTTCCGCGACTTCTACGATGAATATTTCGCGGTCCTGGACATGACCGAGGCCTTTTATGTGGAATCGCTGGAGCGGGTGTTTTTCGAGCACCACATTCCGCGCGGCGTGATGACCTATCGGGGCGACGCGGTGGATTTTGGCGCCATCCGCGACATGCCGCTGCTGACCATCGAGGGCGACAAGGACAATATGTGTCCGCCCGGCCAGACCGTCGCGGCCCACGACATCTGCCCCAACATCCCCGACTACAAGCGCGGCCAGCACATCCAGGTCGGCGCCGGCCATTACGGCGTATTCTCGGGCTCGCGCTTCCAGAACGAGATCTACCCGGTGGTGCGCGCCTTCATGGGACGCAGCACCGCCTGA
- a CDS encoding cation-transporting P-type ATPase, which translates to MDDNRATWHDRPAEAALEALKTPPAGLSGPEAEARLRSSGPNRLPEVRKRSMLTRFLLQFHNILIYVLIGSAVITALLDHLFDTLVILAVVLANAIIGYIQEGKAEKAMDAIRKMLAPRATVLRGGERRSVAGETLVPGDIVLLEAGDKVPADLRLLSAHGLSVQEAILTGESAPVEKHVEPVAPDAPLGDRSGMAYSGTLVTAGQGRGVIVATGGATEIGRISGLLSTVQVLTTPLVKQMDGFARWLTLLILMIAALLLVYGYFVAHYDFEEIFMVVVGLSVAAIPEGLPAVLTITLAIGVQAMARRNAIVRRLPAIETLGAVSVICTDKTGTLTRNEMMVASVLTRHHLFTLEGTGYEPKGVIRLDDALVDANEHAVLEELARASALCNDAALREHETVWVVEGDPMEGALLAFAAKVDLDVRQQRAEWTRTDAISFDAQHRFMATLVHDHERHACIFVKGAPERIIEMCVDQRVPAGGTEAVDREYWTGESDRIAGLGQRVLAFAVRSAEPAQTVLEHSDVEGTLTLLGMVGMIDPPRPEAIAAVGECRDAGIRVKMITGDHARTAAAIGRQIGLRNPDKVLTGADLDGMGEAALKSAVLDCDIFARTSPEHKLRLVMALQSHGMTVAMTGDGVNDAPALKRADAGIAMGRKGSEAAKEASVLVLSDDNFASIAAAVREGRTVYDNIKKVVSWTLPTSAGESVTIIVALLLGVTLPLTPLQILWINLITASTLGLALAFEPTEENTMRRPPRQRNDSLIGGELVWHIVLVSVLFVFGVFGIFSYALDRGYSVELARTMGLNTLVVMEIFHLFFIRNIYGTSLTWKAARGTKVVWLTVVVVTLAQFAITYLPPLQVIFDTEAIRLRDGVLIVGVGVALFALIETEKQIRLAIRRERTADYI; encoded by the coding sequence ATGGATGACAATCGAGCGACATGGCACGACCGGCCGGCGGAGGCGGCCCTTGAGGCCCTGAAGACACCGCCTGCCGGCCTCAGCGGACCGGAAGCCGAGGCCCGGCTGCGGTCCAGCGGCCCGAACCGCCTGCCGGAGGTCCGGAAGCGCAGCATGCTGACGCGCTTCCTGCTGCAGTTTCACAATATTCTGATTTACGTCCTGATCGGCTCCGCTGTCATTACGGCGCTGCTGGACCATCTCTTCGATACGCTGGTCATTCTGGCGGTGGTGCTCGCCAATGCCATCATCGGCTACATCCAGGAAGGCAAGGCGGAGAAGGCAATGGACGCCATCCGCAAGATGCTGGCGCCCCGCGCGACCGTGCTGCGCGGCGGCGAGCGCCGCAGTGTCGCAGGCGAGACGCTGGTGCCGGGCGATATCGTCCTGCTGGAGGCCGGCGACAAGGTTCCGGCCGATCTGAGGCTGTTGTCGGCCCATGGCCTGTCGGTGCAGGAGGCCATTCTCACCGGCGAATCCGCGCCGGTGGAAAAGCATGTGGAACCGGTTGCCCCGGACGCCCCGCTGGGCGACCGGTCCGGCATGGCGTATAGCGGCACGCTGGTGACCGCCGGCCAGGGCAGGGGCGTCATCGTGGCGACTGGCGGCGCCACGGAAATCGGCCGCATCAGTGGCCTGCTGTCGACCGTGCAGGTGCTCACCACGCCGCTGGTGAAGCAGATGGACGGCTTCGCCAGATGGCTGACCCTGCTCATCCTGATGATCGCCGCGCTGCTGCTGGTCTACGGCTATTTCGTCGCACATTATGACTTCGAGGAAATATTCATGGTGGTGGTGGGCCTGTCGGTGGCCGCCATACCGGAAGGATTGCCCGCCGTCCTGACCATCACGCTCGCCATCGGTGTCCAGGCCATGGCAAGGCGCAACGCCATCGTGCGCCGGCTGCCGGCAATCGAGACGCTGGGCGCGGTGTCCGTCATCTGCACCGACAAGACCGGCACGCTGACCCGCAACGAAATGATGGTCGCTTCGGTACTCACGCGCCACCACCTTTTCACGCTGGAGGGCACAGGCTATGAGCCGAAAGGCGTCATCCGGCTGGACGATGCGCTGGTGGACGCGAACGAGCACGCCGTGCTGGAAGAACTGGCCCGCGCCAGTGCCCTGTGCAACGACGCCGCCCTTCGCGAGCATGAGACTGTCTGGGTAGTCGAGGGCGACCCGATGGAAGGGGCGCTGCTGGCTTTCGCCGCCAAGGTCGATCTGGATGTGCGCCAGCAGCGGGCGGAATGGACGCGCACGGATGCCATTTCATTCGATGCCCAGCACCGATTCATGGCGACCCTGGTCCATGACCACGAGCGCCATGCGTGCATCTTCGTGAAGGGTGCGCCCGAGCGGATCATTGAAATGTGTGTCGATCAGCGCGTGCCAGCGGGCGGCACCGAGGCGGTCGACCGCGAATACTGGACCGGCGAATCCGACAGGATCGCGGGGCTGGGCCAGCGGGTGCTGGCCTTCGCCGTGAGGTCGGCGGAACCGGCGCAGACAGTGCTCGAGCACAGCGATGTAGAGGGAACCCTCACATTGCTGGGCATGGTGGGCATGATCGATCCTCCAAGACCTGAAGCCATCGCGGCCGTTGGCGAATGCCGCGATGCGGGCATCCGCGTCAAGATGATCACGGGCGACCATGCCCGGACCGCTGCGGCCATCGGCAGGCAGATCGGCCTGCGAAATCCTGACAAGGTGCTGACCGGCGCCGATCTCGACGGCATGGGTGAGGCGGCACTTAAAAGCGCGGTGCTGGATTGCGACATCTTTGCCCGCACCAGCCCGGAGCATAAGTTGCGCCTGGTCATGGCGCTGCAGTCCCACGGCATGACCGTGGCCATGACCGGTGACGGCGTGAACGACGCGCCCGCGCTCAAGCGCGCCGATGCCGGGATCGCGATGGGCCGAAAGGGCAGCGAGGCCGCCAAGGAAGCCTCGGTGCTGGTGCTGTCGGACGACAATTTCGCGTCAATCGCGGCGGCCGTGCGCGAGGGGCGCACCGTTTACGACAACATCAAGAAGGTTGTCAGTTGGACGCTGCCCACCAGCGCGGGCGAGAGCGTGACCATTATCGTCGCCCTGCTGCTCGGCGTGACCCTGCCGCTGACGCCGCTGCAGATTCTCTGGATCAACCTGATTACCGCCTCGACGCTGGGTCTTGCGCTCGCCTTCGAGCCGACCGAAGAGAACACCATGCGCCGACCGCCGCGGCAACGGAATGACTCGCTGATCGGCGGCGAACTGGTGTGGCATATCGTGCTGGTGTCGGTGCTGTTCGTATTCGGGGTGTTCGGCATCTTCAGCTACGCGCTCGATCGCGGCTATTCCGTGGAACTGGCGCGCACCATGGGCCTCAACACCCTGGTGGTGATGGAAATCTTCCATCTCTTTTTCATCCGCAACATCTACGGCACGTCACTGACATGGAAGGCGGCGCGCGGCACGAAAGTCGTATGGCTGACCGTGGTCGTCGTCACCCTGGCGCAGTTCGCCATTACCTACCTGCCGCCGCTGCAGGTCATCTTCGATACCGAGGCCATCAGGCTTCGCGATGGTGTGCTGATTGTCGGCGTGGGTGTGGCGCTGTTCGCCCTGATCGAAACCGAAAAGCAGATCAGGCTTGCCATCAGACGGGAACGGACGGCCGATTATATCTGA
- a CDS encoding OmpA family protein: MSNIRISALALAGTLLLGGCATEKYVDQKVAALEAQVNAQDQARGQQISTLDVRVAAVEQAAREAMERANAAARGKFAYSVVATVDVGPFKVGGSTLTDDGKAKLSNLAGQLKSANRGVSIEVQGYTDESGSAAANYKLGWQRAETVRRFLGQQGVPLRHMASISYGEDAQTPGGRKENRRVVVVVLE, from the coding sequence ATGTCCAACATCAGAATATCGGCACTTGCACTGGCCGGCACGCTTCTGCTTGGTGGCTGCGCCACGGAAAAGTACGTCGATCAGAAGGTTGCCGCCCTCGAGGCGCAGGTCAACGCGCAGGATCAGGCCCGGGGACAACAGATCAGCACGCTCGATGTGCGGGTGGCTGCGGTCGAGCAGGCAGCGCGCGAGGCGATGGAGCGCGCCAACGCGGCAGCGCGCGGCAAGTTCGCTTACAGCGTGGTCGCGACGGTCGATGTCGGGCCATTCAAGGTGGGCGGCTCCACGCTGACCGACGACGGCAAGGCGAAGCTCTCCAATCTAGCCGGCCAGCTCAAGTCGGCAAACCGGGGCGTTTCCATCGAGGTCCAGGGATATACCGACGAATCCGGATCGGCCGCCGCCAACTACAAGCTGGGCTGGCAGCGGGCCGAGACCGTGCGCCGTTTTCTTGGCCAGCAGGGCGTGCCTCTCAGGCACATGGCCAGTATCTCCTACGGCGAGGACGCGCAGACACCGGGCGGCCGCAAGGAGAATCGCCGGGTGGTGGTCGTCGTTCTCGAATAG
- a CDS encoding MFS transporter → MTAVAAVNFLDRQILGVLLEPIREEFGLADWVLGLLTGFAFAVFYASLGIPIAALADRFSRRNIIVICTGIFSVMTAVCGGAQNFWHLFLARIGVGVGEAGTMPASQSIISNLFPIQSRAAAMGLLATGGNIGLMLGLLIGGWVNEWWGWRWAFAAAAIPGLLLAAGIWLTVKEPKRPYNPDEAAGTRPHVVAETIASIAYMARVPSIRWFTAGGALYGLTGYGLYTFMPSYFIRYHDFSTGEAGTVISIMTGVLGAIGTFLGGYICAKLAARRGLHWNGWLPAVAIVLSAPFMITMLLSDNAWLVIGLFIVPGFLSSVYAGPTWAIIQELVSPGRRAMAASVYMLIYNLIALGLGPVFTGTVSSVIEPYVGDQSLRYAMVAVVMISLGGAFAYVMASRSVTRDIEQLRSRR, encoded by the coding sequence TTGACCGCGGTCGCGGCGGTCAATTTTCTCGATCGCCAGATTCTGGGCGTCTTGCTCGAGCCGATCCGCGAGGAGTTCGGCCTGGCGGACTGGGTACTGGGCCTGCTCACGGGATTTGCGTTTGCGGTCTTCTATGCCTCGCTGGGCATCCCCATTGCCGCGCTGGCGGATCGCTTCAGCCGCCGCAACATCATCGTCATCTGCACCGGCATCTTCAGCGTGATGACCGCGGTTTGCGGCGGCGCGCAGAACTTCTGGCATCTCTTCCTTGCCCGGATCGGCGTTGGCGTGGGCGAGGCGGGGACCATGCCCGCATCGCAGTCGATCATCTCCAACCTGTTCCCGATCCAGAGTCGGGCCGCGGCCATGGGGCTGCTGGCGACGGGCGGCAATATCGGCCTGATGCTGGGCCTGCTCATCGGCGGGTGGGTCAACGAATGGTGGGGCTGGCGCTGGGCATTCGCCGCGGCCGCGATTCCCGGCCTGCTGCTGGCGGCCGGCATCTGGCTCACGGTCAAGGAGCCGAAGCGGCCGTACAATCCAGACGAAGCGGCCGGCACGAGACCGCATGTTGTCGCGGAAACCATCGCCAGTATCGCCTACATGGCGCGGGTGCCTTCGATCCGCTGGTTCACCGCCGGCGGCGCGCTCTACGGGCTGACGGGCTATGGCCTCTACACCTTCATGCCGTCCTATTTCATCCGCTACCATGACTTCTCGACCGGCGAGGCGGGTACCGTCATCTCCATCATGACCGGCGTACTCGGCGCCATTGGCACCTTTCTGGGCGGCTATATCTGCGCCAAGCTGGCGGCGCGGCGGGGCCTGCACTGGAACGGCTGGCTGCCGGCCGTCGCCATCGTCCTGAGCGCGCCGTTCATGATCACCATGCTGCTGTCGGACAATGCGTGGCTGGTCATCGGGCTGTTCATCGTTCCCGGCTTTCTGTCCAGCGTTTACGCCGGGCCGACCTGGGCGATCATCCAGGAACTCGTGTCGCCCGGCCGGCGCGCCATGGCTGCATCCGTCTACATGCTGATCTACAATCTCATTGCGCTGGGGTTGGGCCCGGTGTTCACCGGCACGGTAAGCAGCGTCATCGAACCGTATGTGGGCGACCAGTCGCTGCGCTATGCCATGGTCGCGGTTGTCATGATCAGCCTGGGTGGCGCCTTCGCATATGTCATGGCATCGCGCAGCGTAACCCGCGATATCGAGCAGCTTCGCAGCCGGCGATGA
- a CDS encoding c-type cytochrome: MRRRFLNARFAGRVAALTLGSAVLSVPATAEGPSTAVPAAACAADPGGITVPPGFCATIFADNMGHVRHLAVAPDGVVYANTWSGTYYGKDQPKTGGFVVAMRDSDGDGKADVVRRFGETPESGGAGGTGIAFHDNAVFVEESDRILRYAIPQGMMAPDAAPEIVVSGLPLDGDHPMHPFAIDGSGGLYVDLGSASNACQSENRAAGARGARPCVELETRGGIWRYESAKTGQTFSKAERFATGIRNAVGIAADATGVYATQHGRDQLFENWPKLYTQEQGANQPAEVLLKLQRGADFGWPECYHDGEQGNLVLAPEYGGDGGKAVGPCADKQPPVAAFPAHWAPNGLAFYHGAMFPHAYAGGAFIAFHGSWNRAPRPQGGYNVVFQPLSKGKATGPFVVFADGFAGAVKEPGQARYRPSGVAVGPDGALYIGEDTRGRIWRVTFQGDRSAATLERAPEPAPIAVEMTAAADLPVPEGFTSDQIVLGRDVYLAQSCSGCHASNGKGTPFGPDLTSGTWLWGDGSVAAISEAIRDGIPAPKEYKSVMPPLGGGALSEAELAAIAAYVWALGNDGAQQGR, encoded by the coding sequence ATGAGACGCCGGTTCCTGAATGCCCGCTTTGCCGGGCGGGTTGCCGCCTTGACCCTTGGTTCCGCCGTGCTGTCGGTGCCGGCGACGGCCGAGGGGCCTTCGACGGCTGTGCCGGCAGCGGCGTGTGCCGCGGATCCAGGCGGCATCACCGTGCCGCCCGGGTTTTGCGCCACGATCTTCGCCGACAATATGGGGCATGTCCGCCACCTCGCGGTGGCGCCGGACGGCGTGGTTTATGCCAATACCTGGAGCGGTACCTATTACGGCAAGGACCAGCCCAAGACGGGCGGTTTCGTAGTGGCGATGCGGGACTCGGACGGCGACGGCAAGGCCGATGTGGTGCGGCGGTTCGGCGAAACTCCCGAGAGTGGTGGCGCGGGCGGCACCGGCATTGCGTTTCACGACAACGCCGTGTTCGTGGAGGAGAGCGACCGTATCCTGCGCTATGCGATTCCGCAGGGCATGATGGCGCCGGACGCAGCGCCCGAGATCGTCGTCTCCGGCCTGCCGCTGGACGGCGATCATCCCATGCATCCTTTCGCCATCGACGGGTCTGGTGGGCTTTATGTGGACCTGGGTTCGGCGTCGAACGCCTGTCAGAGCGAGAACCGCGCCGCCGGTGCGCGGGGCGCCCGGCCCTGTGTCGAACTGGAAACGCGCGGCGGCATCTGGAGGTATGAGTCTGCCAAGACGGGTCAGACGTTTTCCAAGGCGGAGCGCTTCGCCACGGGCATCCGCAATGCGGTGGGCATCGCCGCCGATGCGACCGGTGTCTATGCGACCCAGCACGGCCGGGACCAGCTTTTCGAAAACTGGCCCAAACTGTACACCCAGGAGCAGGGCGCCAATCAGCCCGCCGAAGTGTTGCTGAAGCTGCAGCGCGGCGCCGACTTCGGCTGGCCGGAATGCTACCACGATGGCGAGCAGGGCAACCTGGTGCTGGCGCCGGAATATGGCGGTGATGGCGGCAAGGCGGTCGGCCCCTGTGCGGACAAGCAACCGCCGGTCGCGGCGTTTCCCGCACATTGGGCACCCAACGGTTTGGCTTTCTATCACGGCGCCATGTTCCCGCATGCCTATGCAGGCGGCGCGTTCATCGCCTTTCATGGATCGTGGAACCGGGCGCCCCGGCCCCAGGGCGGCTACAACGTCGTATTCCAGCCGCTCAGCAAGGGCAAGGCAACGGGACCCTTCGTGGTGTTCGCCGACGGCTTTGCCGGCGCGGTCAAGGAACCGGGCCAGGCCCGGTACCGGCCATCCGGCGTTGCTGTCGGGCCCGACGGCGCGCTTTACATCGGCGAAGACACGCGCGGTCGGATCTGGCGTGTGACCTTCCAGGGCGACCGGTCGGCGGCGACGCTCGAGCGTGCGCCCGAGCCGGCGCCGATCGCGGTGGAAATGACCGCCGCCGCAGATCTGCCCGTGCCTGAGGGCTTCACCAGTGACCAGATTGTGCTGGGCCGCGATGTGTACCTGGCGCAGTCGTGCTCCGGCTGCCACGCCTCGAACGGCAAGGGCACGCCATTCGGACCCGATCTGACCAGCGGCACGTGGTTGTGGGGTGACGGCAGCGTTGCCGCGATCTCCGAGGCCATCCGGGACGGCATTCCGGCGCCCAAGGAATACAAGAGCGTCATGCCGCCCCTGGGGGGAGGCGCGCTGTCTGAAGCAGAACTGGCAGCGATCGCCGCCTATGTCTGGGCGCTTGGCAACGACGGCGCGCAGCAAGGCCGCTGA
- a CDS encoding host attachment protein: MQLPHGTIVAVIDGEHLELYRNSGDEAHPALDVMPAPKLDLHNKAAGTHHHTSSANPNGHLVAEDAHAAGVVDWLQTQVLAHKIDHLVVIAAPRTLGEMRLHYSKQLQGVLTQEIAKDLIGRSGSEILGSLKTQ, from the coding sequence ATGCAGTTGCCCCACGGTACGATCGTCGCCGTCATCGATGGTGAACACCTTGAACTCTACAGAAACAGCGGCGACGAGGCGCATCCCGCGCTGGACGTCATGCCGGCTCCCAAACTCGACCTTCACAACAAGGCGGCCGGAACACATCATCACACGAGTTCCGCCAATCCGAACGGGCATCTGGTGGCCGAGGATGCGCACGCCGCAGGCGTGGTGGACTGGCTCCAGACCCAGGTCCTGGCACACAAGATCGATCATCTGGTCGTCATCGCGGCGCCGCGCACGCTCGGCGAAATGCGGCTGCATTACAGCAAGCAGCTTCAGGGCGTTCTGACCCAGGAGATCGCGAAGGATCTCATCGGGCGCAGCGGTTCTGAAATCCTTGGGTCGTTGAAGACGCAATAG